AATGGGATGTTCTACACTTCTTTCACATGGAGATAAGTTGGTCCTGACAAAATCTGTATTTGCTAGCATGCCCGAGCACACTATCCATTCCTAAAATAATCTGTAGTCAATTCAACAAACTCCTAAGACACTGTCTCCGGAGGAAATATGGAACTGAAGAACAGGGACATGCTATGATATCATGGGAAAAAGTTTGCTAACCAATAAGCCATGGTGGTTTGGGGATACTTGACATTGACACCCACGATCAATCCGTCCTTATGAAATTCTTACATAAATTTCTCAACAAGGAAGATATCCCATGGGTCAGGACTATTTGGGAGACATACTATGTGGCCGCTGCACTTGGGGAGAGGATTGTGGGCTCCTTCTGGTGGAAAGATGTCTCCAAAATGCTACCTAAGTTCAAATATATTACATAATGCAAAGCAGGGGAAGGCGACATTGTATTTTTTGGCATGATAACTGGCAGGACCAAGGCTTGAGCACAAAGTACCTAGAGCTTTTCTTATCCTCCATCAGTAAAGATGTTACACTGCAGCATATGATGGAAGAGCAAAGCCTGGGGGGGGCATTTTCATAGGTCTCTATCATACCAAGCATATGCTCAATTTCAACAATCGCAAGCAGATCTCAACATCAGACAAACCAATAACCAAAACGATAGATGGCAGCTGTCAGGTAGTTCACCACATTTCTCTTCCATGAAGGTATACAAGAGTATCATTGGGCCAGCAAACAATCACCACATATTCAAACAAATTTGGCATTGTGCTGCTAGAGTCAGGCATAAGATCTCCTTCTGGCTTCTACTACATGACGGAGTCAATACTAGAAACTTGTTGAAAAGAAAGAGAATGTACCTGCAATCCTGTAATTGTGTTTTGCGCGATGATAATGTGAAGGAAACCCTGACTCATCTCTTCTGGGACTGCCCTTTTCGCTTTGAGCTGCTGGAATTTCATCTTCCCGACTAGAAATCGGGGGGACatcaagttatgatgatatctatctTATGACTCAACTCATGCCACCTGAGATTGCCATGGATGTTATATTTATGAGTTGCTGGGGTATCTGGTCGATACGCAATGATAAGATCTTTAAATTAGTTCATGTTCATCTCAATGGTTGGAAATACTACCTCGAGGAAGGACTTGCAGTGGCAGAGATCAGAGCAAAGCCTGCAAGAGCGCACAAGATCAAGTCCTGGACAGAAGATAAGCTACCTTAATTGTATTATGTTGCCCAAAACTAGCATAGGTTGACCGTGTTTTCTTGTTTTCTATCCCTTTTgtaaatattttatttatttaatgAAAAACATCGTAGAACTATGTTTTATCCAGAGCAAGCCCCAAAGCAAGCTCATCAGAGCCAAGGGTACAAAACAAAAATGAATTGTTCATTGACATACAATTAATTTTGCATCGATTATCGCGATGTGTGTGTGTTGTAgaacatacaaaaaaattctttTGAAATGTAGGACATAGCAATTTTAGAGTGAATTCCTGTTTTTACCCCATATTTTGACATTTTGACACTAATTACCCCATTTATGAGATTTCATCCAGTTTACCCCATTTACCAAAAGTCTTGTCACAATTTACCCTGTTTAATTTTTCTGTGTCTTCTGACCGGCATGTCCTAATTGTCAGGTCCAGTTGGCATGTGACGCTATTAAGTACAATCATCTCATCAGAATACTTCAGACCGGAAAAACGAGTAGCCTAAACCCATCTAATATCCATCCTAGACTGAAATGTAGCCACAAAACCCTCCACCGGGGGTGAGAAATAGAGAATGCGGCCATGTATGGGAGAGGAGAAGATTGTCGTACCGACTACGACACGCTTCGACGGTACCAGCTACGACACACTTTGATGATCGACAGCGGCCACGCCTCTTGCATGCCGCTCTTCGCCGTCCTACCCCTCCTAACGAAGGAGGTAGTGGTTTGGGGTAGGATCGTGCATGCGATCGGAAGGAACGCGAGCGATGCATGCCGTGAATACTGGAGGCCAGCATGGTGTGGCCCGACTCAAGCGTTCCGTGTTGGATGCGAGCGACCTACTCTGGTGTGATCCTAGGCTTGATGGGGGAAGCTGCGAGGACCGGCCCAGCAGGGAGAAAAATAGGCAGAAAAAACCCATCGATGTGGCGTGCCAGCTAGACATGACAATAGGGGCCCGCCAATCAGAACGCACACAAAATTTCAAACGAGGTAAACTGTGGCAACACCTTTACTAAATGAGGCAAACAGATGGAATCCTGCTAAATGGGGTAATTGTGTCACAAATGTCAAAATATGGGGTAAAACCGAATTCACTCGTAATTTTACCTTATTTTGGAATGCAGAACATACCAATTTTTTTTTACTGTGGCAACTTGAGGGTGTCTAATAATAATGTGGAAGTAGTTTTATTTTACAGTCATGTAAGTAGTttgcaaaacgttcttatatttttttTAAAGGGTCAAAACGGTCTTGTATTAGGGGTAGAAGTGATTTGGCAGAACGTAGGAAGCATGTGCCCGCTGTTTCATCCGTTTTCCTCGATCAGAACGCTGCTACTCTGCAGAACCACAGCCCACAATGGACCGGTCACGCAGCGAATTCGAACAGACAGCTCGGTCAAAACTCAAAAGCAAGAGAGGGAAATGCCGAAAACGTCAGCCAGCACCGGGCGCTCGCTGGAACCAGTCCACAGCAGTCCTCGCGTGAACCCGACACCCAACCCACCTCACCCAGGCCGACGCACTCGGCGGCTCCGCGCGCTCCCACTCCCAAAACCCTCCTCCACTCCAGTCTCTAGGCCGTCCCACCACCACCGCACCGGCACCGAACAGCCCCACCCCCGCCCGCAGCAGAATGCTCCGCCGCCTACCCGTTGCCGTGGCCGTCGCGGCCGCGGGCCTCCGCCGCTCCCTCTGCACGGCGCGCTCCCGCTCGCGCCCGCCGTGGGCCCTGATCCAGCGCGCGTCGGTCGACGAGTCCGGGGCGCCGGCGCCGGCCGTGTCCTTCCGCGCCGGCGAAGCCCCGTCCGTCGCCGGCCTCACCTTCCGCGCCCACCTCGTCCACCCGCGCCGCCCCGGGGCCGGCGACGGCGGGTTCGTCTCGGGCCAGGTCGCCGCCGCCAGCGGCGACGGCCTCCTCCTCGTGCGCTTCTGCCACGCCCGCCTCGACGCCCACGCCCTCGTCTGCAACCTCTCCTGGGCCGGCACGGACGCGGACCCGGAGGTGGTCCGCTTCGTCTGCAACCCGCTCACCGGCGAGCTCTACCGCCTCCCGGACCTCGACGGCACCAAGAGGACCTCCGCCTGCCGCCACCTCGGCCTCCTCACCCAGTCCCAGGCCGGCGACGGGCCGCCTGAGAGGTACGCGGTGGCCGAGATGTTTACTGATGACGGAGgcccggaggaggagggggacgggGGCTTCGTCATGCGCCGGTTTCTCTCGGAGACGGGGAAGTGGGACAAGGTGGCGGGCTTGCCGTCCCCGCTGCCCGCTGGGCGGAAGATGGACATCGACAACGCCGTGGTGGCCTTCGGCGACCGCCTGTGGTGGATCGACGACAGCTGGGGCGCCATCTCGGTCGACCCCCTCAGCGACCGTCCGGAGCTCCGCTTCGTCGAGCTGCCGAGAGGCAGCGTGCTCCCTCACCTGGACGGCATGGCGTCGACGAGGACATCGGGCAGCCACCGGCGCATGGGGGTCAGCGAGGGGAAGATGCGCTACGTCGAGGTGTCCAAGGAGAAGCCATATGTGATCAGCTTGTTCTCGCTGGACGACGGGGGCAGCTCCTGGACGCTGGACCATGAGACGGCGTTTGCTCCGATTTGGGATGATGCACTCCTCTGTTCGGCACCCTTGGAGCAAATGCTGGCAATTGGCGCCATCAACCCACTGAAAGCCAACATCGTGTACCTTGCCTGCGGCGACAAAATTCTTGGCGTCGATGTGGTTACTAAGAAGATAACTGGGATTTCTGGTCTAGCTATAGCAGTACCAGATCATCCCCTACTACCATGTGTGCTTCCAACCTGGCTGGAATCAAGCCAAATTCCATCTGCAGGTAACATTCCCGTTTGCTTAAGTCCTGGAAGTGGTGAAAGCAAATATACTATCCTATTGTTAGTTTGGCCCATTGGACACATTTCATTTTAACTTGTCTTGTGAAATTATGTGCGCCTTGGGGCCTTGGGGGCTTATGCAGGGTCCTCTATATATACACAGATTGTGCTAGAATTTGGGAAAACTGGGGGGAAATTTAGGTGAATTTGGGGGAGAGTAGTGCTTGGAGTCCTTTTGTTGTGAGCTGCCAGTACTAGAAACAAAAGAACTCTAGAGAGGAAAAAAGGGATGTGGATGGAATATAGCTCAGGTGAAAGGCTGAGTATGTTCTAGTCTGTTCATCTTCTGGTTCTGCTGCCCTTTAAACCTAACCAGAACGTGCCACCTCTTATCCTAGTAGCAGCTAACTACCTATTTTTGTTTACTTTTGTTGCCTTTATATATATGGAGAAAATATCTGCCTATCATCTTTGTGTTGAGTTGTGGTATCTGCTGCATCCTCTGCTCAGTATTGAAATCATGTCTATATTAAAATATGTATAACATACTATTAATATGTACTTGTGCCTTCCTTTCGCGCACAACCAAGACGTGCCTCCCCAACAATTGCTGCCGGGAGCTAGATGGCATCTTGCCGTGCGCACCTTCCCTCTCAATGCTGTTCCATGGAGCTTGTGTGCCACCTTATTATCATTTCAGTGTTGTTTCTATATTTCTATACCAGCGCATTGTTGTTTCTGAAATTTTCGATGTCACCACATCCATATTGTGTATCAGGGCAGACTAGGGAACAtgtttatttgtttgtttgtttgattgGATATTTGTATGTCTATATGCATTTTATTCATCTAGTTACTGTAATCTGTCCAATGTCTCATTCTCCTTTGCCATTTAAAGTCATTTATACTATGCAGAGAAATGTATACGGTGTTAtagttgtttaagttcttgctttcATTGTTGCAGGTTGGAGCAAGAAAAACACCCTTAAAAGTGAGGTATCGCCAAACACTGTCAAAAGGGAGAATTTGCATGTCGAAATAGAACTGTTGAAATGAAGTGCACCAGCTAATCTTTCTTGTGGTACTTTCTCATAACCAGCTCTCCTTGTTTCATGTActgcctccgttccaaaataagtgttgtggttttagcttattttggaacggagggggtaTTATTCATCACAGCCCAAATCCTATTGTGGTGCACTTTTCTGATTCACCAAGCATGACTTATTATTACATAGTTAAAACTTGGGAGTGTGAAACATCAAAATGGTTATGCATGATCCATTGTTTTTCATCATTAATATATTATTAACACCTACTGATCTAATGATCTAACCTAAACTTGCTGCTTGTTCTTGCTACTGTTGAAGTATATGTGAATTGCCCAACCTTCTCTACGAGTTTGGACCTTTTGGCTCTACTACTCTTGGATTCAAGTCTCGCTTCCGTAATTTAAATAAAATAAGTATTTCTTCACCCCTTTCTATCCACGTTTAGGCCTTATCATGTCATGCATTAGAGGGGGTGTTGAAGTATAGGTGGATTGCCCAACCTTCTCCATCTGTTTTGGACTTTTGTTCTAGTGGTTGGTGCATGAAACTTAATAGATACCATGTCATAATTTTGGCTGCATCAGTAAATAAACAAAGCACGTTTGCAGTCTGCAGATGGCATCTCATTTTTGTAATTGCTCTAAAGCAGTATGAACTGGAATCTGTTTGTGCTGTTGTGTACTTCTGAACTCATGTTTGTGTTTACTTGTGTTTATATACATTGAGCTCGAGAAGAAATTAAAGGAACAAAAATCTTTTGTTTATTTCAGGTGTTCTCTCCATGCCAGTATTTTGATGTCTCTAGTATGCATTTTTTTCAGAATCATGACAAAGATCTCGACAAACTCATGTTTATATTTTGGTTTGCAGGTTACTCAAAAATGTCAAATCAGAGTTATTTTGGAGGATTAGGAAGCTAATGGTGGTACTTTCCTGAAATCTCATTTTGGGGGGGATTCCTTGAGAAGTTTGGGTATATTAGGATTTGCTGATGCACTTCCTCAGTCACAGTTTGGGCAAAAGTGGCGGGAAGCTTACCGTATTTTGGATTTACTTGTGCGCTGTTGAATTCAGTAGAATGGTTGATTCCTTAGTCAATTCAGCATGTAAAAAACGATAGCATGACGCAACGTTATGCCCTCTTAACTTCGAATGAATTAATATCTTTTGGAAGTTAGAATTCTGGATCATTATGCCTAGACCGATCTGCAATCTGAAATCTTGTGTTAACCTGAGAATGCTTACTTTGAAGTTTGAACCGAATGAATGGCGGGCTTGTAAGCTTAAACCAATGTGCTCTGGCATTGTTATGGAATGATTGGAATCTGGGGATAAGCTTCATCCTGGACATTGGCATGTTCCTCAATCGGTATTTGGAGTGGTTTAAATATGTTGTGAACTGTGGCTGGTCTTGGAGTGTGCATGCCAGTTTTTATTCTCTTTTCAGTTAGGATGCCTTGAGGACGAGCTGCAGAGATGATACATGTCGACTATACATGCTCTAGGATGAAAACCCTGCTTTAACATTCCGATTTTGTTTTCCACATTATTGCAGTTTGGTGAATTGACTTTTCGATATGTTCAACTAGAGATTCTGATGATCCATAAGTCAAAACTCtcggtttttttttccttttttatactTGCCCAACTGAAAAATGGTAGAGTTTGGGAAGAGGATAACTTGGGGTCACTATCGGTCCTGGGCAAACTCCTCTTTCTCTTAGTCTAGAAAATTTTGGTGCTAACTTTTTTTttgtgattggatggttagaaGGATAGTGGTATCCCGGCCCATTAGGGTTCAAGTCTTGGTGCTCGCACTTAttctagatttatttcaggatttccggtgatGCATGTTCAATGGAAGAAGACATTCTCGTTGACTACGAGGCGTCTACGGTGTGGCTCAGTTTTTGGAGGTGCTCACAGGGTAGGGTGTACGTGTATGCGGTCATAACGGTGAGTGTATGCATGTATATATATGTGCTTAcgtctgtactatgttaaaaaaatgGTAAATGATGAGGGTGTCTAATGTCGAGAGAAAGTCATATGTTTGTATCCTTGTAACGTGTATACCATATTTCCCGTATGTGCGCCGGCCTGGGACCCTTGAGCCACCGACCTAGCAAGGCTTTGCTATCCCACGTATTCAACATGGTAAACTTAATTAACTTAGAGCATTTCTGACAGACACGCGGGCGTTAAATACTTTTTTTGCAGCGCCAAAATAGCGTTTTAGCGCACTAGGCTAGTGTTTTGCTTTACCAGAAACGTAAAAATACAATACCCAATCCGGCGGCCTCACCTGCAGCAGCCCAGATTTTACAGCACGCGCAAATATTGTTTTCCCCGGCGCGCGGGATTTTAGCGCATCTGCTGGAGCACCAGTTTTGGTCACGCGCGTAATGTAGTTGTTGTTTTTTTCAGCGCGGCCAATCTAACGTGTCTGTTAGAGATGCTTTTAGAGAAGAGGAAAATGAAAGACACATCATGGCAAAACCGACTTGGAGAAAAACGAAAGAAAAGGCCCATCTGGGAAGTAGCCATGCACATCTTGGATCCCACCAACAGATACGTGGGTTGCGAGACTCACGTGCGGGCAGCCAGAATCTTGGTGCCACGCATTACTTGACTACTCATCTTCAAAATCAGTGTGGGCTTTGGCAAACGAAGAGATGACGGAGCACATGATAATGACCAGAGAAGAAAATGCAAAGTTATGTCTGTTGTCAGACCTTCATATTGGGCCAtgtgcatcctaattatgcagaggccgggtgttttcataatgctttgtatccacttgatgctacATTTGAGATAATAAAATCGCCCTTTAACAAAAAAAGAGATTTTTTTACGGTGCATCGTACTACCAAAAATAGTGGGTAATATATAACTGATCCAATGGTCGTTATTGattcctgattttttttctccctgggATATTTTGGTAATTGGCTGTTAGGGTAGATTTATCTTTTCTTAATGTTAATTTTAATGATTAAAAACCTAGGTAATCAAATATGTAAAAGGAATTATCCTTCATCTTAAGTTCGTAGGTTTGCCCTTCATTCTCAGGTAGTTCGTCAGCAGCCGAAGCAGTCCGGCAGCCGTCTAGTCGCACAGGGCCGATCGCTCCATCTCCCGGCCTCCAGTCGCCCTTCCATGATCTTTGACAGCGCAGCCGCTCCGCTCCGCCTGTCGGCCCTCTCTCTGTCGAATCGAATGATCTTCGGATGGCACCCAAGATTGGTTCCTCCGCAAGTCTCCTCCTTTCCAAATGAGCCCGCTTTCATGTCTCAACTCTCAAGTCTCGACTAGTAATTCTTCTCTTTAATGCGGCAATGCATGCTTGTCTCAGTGCATGCGATGCGATGGCCAATGCGTAATCACAGAACGCGGGAGGTGTCGCCCTTTGATGCTGCATGTAGGAGACCATTAATCACAGCAATTAATCTCTGATGCTATTATTACGCGAGTTAATTCCGCCTTGGCTGCAGTACTACCGAAACTACCcctgatcacaaaatatactaccgAAAATCTGCAGTAGTATTTTCAAATCTGGGCCATCGAAACACACAAATAAACGGCCTATATTGATCTGATGTACTGTAAAAGGTCTCAAAAAAAATGTCTATTCACTATGCATGACTCTTTACCACATGTGGATTTACATACATGGTTGTGACTTTGTGGGCGATATGGCATGCGCGTCGGAAATCAATCTACGAACATGTGTTCCAGCCACCCATGTCAACACATATGTTCATCAAGTGCTTCATCGCAGAGGTTGAGGCTCTTGCTCCAGCATTATCAGCTACCCGGCCTCCCAAGCCGGCGAGTCAACCCTGGATTCGTCCACCTCCGGAATCGCTAAATGTAACGTGGATGGAGCTACTTCTGTACATATGGAGATCGAGGAGCAGTTGCGGTTGTTTGTCGGAATGAATATGGAAAATATTTAGGGTCTTCTTCGATCTCCTGGGCAGGAATTTCAGACCCGACGATTTTCGAGGCCTTAGCAGTGCGGGAAGTTTTGGCCACCGCTGATGATTTAATGCTTAAAAGGATTCTGGTCTCATTGGACTGTCTTCAAATAATGTAAAGGCAAACACTGGAGGTGCACGTCAAACTATTGTAAGGGAGCTTAGAATTCGTGCACAAGATTTCGAGGAGTGCAATTTCATTCATGAAAGTAGATCAAGGAATCATGAAGCTGATAGTTTAGCGAAATATTCTTTGTACTTAGATACTGGTAGACATACGCTGGTTACTTAAGCCTTATGACTCTGTAATTATTCCTCCGGAACTAGTTGATCAATAAAGATTTTAGTTCCCTAAAAAAACCACTCACGTGCCGCAATTGCCATGAACATACGAGAAATTACATAATGATCTTTAAGCTGAAAACTATTCTTACAATCTCGCGAATTATGGGGGAGTTGCAAGATTACGCATCCACCTTTAGCTTCAGAGCACTACTCATGTGTCGCAATCGCCATGAACATAAGAGACATTGTAGAATGGTCTTTAAGCTGAAGTTAAAAACTATTCTTAGAATCTCGCGAATTATGGTGGAATCTTGGAGCACCCAGGGTTAACCTAATAGTCAATAGTTATCGAGATGAAGGATAATGTGGTGGCGGCTGTGGAGGAGTGTGTGGAGGAGTGGGTGACGAATGGATCTCGGCCTTGTCTGTGAACATGCTCCCGCATTCCCGGCCCTGCCCCTCCACTCCCCTGAATATCACCAGTGCTCTCGATTACGACTGGGGACGGGGCTGTTACCAATCCGGAGGCTTGAACCTAGGTAAAATCATTGTGTCATCTTCATCGCCGAGAAGATCCCATCAGATATCACCCTTCTCTGTACAGTAGTTCACGACTACATATATCTCGTAAGATCGACGGAGAATTATTCATCGACACAAAAGGGTGTCTACTAACTTATCCTCGGCCTAGACATTTGAAAAATTATCCGAAACattatttccaagatttttatgagGTTTTCATCCACATTTAGTTTGGTTGGTTTCTATTCCAATTTTTAGTTTGAAAAAACTTATATAGGAGTTGGGGTTGATATATTTACCAGTGGTCATGAATAGGATAAGAAAGCTTGGGTTAAAATTTGGACCCTGATATCCTCCACACGTTCGGGTGGGGAGAGCATCGCCACACGCGCGGTACGAGCGATCGACCCACCGAACGAGTCGTTCGGTACCAGCGATAATCCCACCGTATGATTTTGTTCGATAGGGAAACACCACAGCCCAAACACTCTACCCATCGGCCCCTGGAGGCATTTTCCCTGTAAAAATAAAGACCAGTAAAAGAAAAGCCTAGATTTATACTACATTTGCCATGTCCACAAAAATAAGAAAATGGGCTTTATTAGTCACAGCAAAATCTGGgctttataaaaatatatttttcatATTTGTGCAATAAAAAGTCCTCAAGATATGCAGGTGGTTTTTTTTTTGCGGAAAGCTTTTGATAATTCATTTTCAATCATAGCAGTACAACAAATATCAAATAGAATAAAAATTTATGTCCATATCTGTAGACTACCTAGCAACGACAATAAGCACTGAAGCGGTTCGAAGGCGCGCTGCCGTCATCGCCCTCCCTCGCCAGAGCCAGGTAAAAGTTGTTGTAGTTGACAGTTGTAAAATCGTCGTACTAAGGCCTCATAGAACCAGTGCACTAGAACAGCAACCACCGCCGATAAAGAGAGGAGTAGATCGGAAGTATCCCACCTCAAGACACACGAATATAGATGAACGAAGATTGGATCTGAGCAAATCCAGTAAAGATAACCATATAGCTGCGAGATCTAGCAGAGACATAACTCCACAAATCCTCTCACGATGTTGAACGAAGCACCAGGACAAGGGCTATGTGAGGAGAACTTTTTTTTTCTATCTTCAGCCTTTGGGGAGCCGTTGCCGTCTTACCTtcttgagtaggacacaaaccctaataaaactcattttttttttctaaaaatggAGTCCTCTCGTTGGCAAGGGTCGAGATCCATCATGCCCCATGACCCTAAGGCCATAAGAGAGGAGGGCAAATCGGTGACACCGTCGATGGGAAGCAGAAACACTAGTGCCATGTTCCCTTGGGAGGAGAGGCACGCGTTCTCTGTTACCATCCTAAGATATGCATGTGTTAAAAATGTGTAAACCCATTTTTTCTGAATTGTAAGTAATTAATATTTTTTATCATCAAAACTTTAATCCTCAAACAATGGCCATATTGTTTACAATTCGAGGCAAAATAAAGTCAGGGGCATTAGAGTCCCAAGACTCAGATAAGCTAACTCTAATACAGTGTTTTGCTAGACTATCAGCAACAAGATTTGCTTCCCTACAACAATGAACATAATCAACGCTTGAAAACTCCAGCGCCAGGAGAGGAGCATCTTTAATGATCGGCGTGTCCGAACCCATATATCCCTTCGGATTCGAAATTACATCCAAGGCGTTCCTACTGTCTGACTTGATGACAACTTTAGTGTAGCTGATGTTAGCCGCTGGATTCGAAATGCATAACCAATGTTTCAGTATAAAATGACACGTCAACGTTGATTTCAACATGTCCTCCATTC
The sequence above is a segment of the Triticum dicoccoides isolate Atlit2015 ecotype Zavitan chromosome 1A, WEW_v2.0, whole genome shotgun sequence genome. Coding sequences within it:
- the LOC119354086 gene encoding uncharacterized protein LOC119354086, coding for MDDLERRLHLVVVMYVGGARPAVSCEDAAVAISAQLGIQRFRFSVHKFHPEDFFVVFAAHEFRKRALKHLGVKFFIKPWLRQAQAASRLMRVQVNVMIEGVPSHAWAQETAAELLGSACLIYSLVPETASKEDLSLFKLRAWCVDPEEVPVFWRLWVPEPPELVSYCSLTIAPEKLMSARTASADALGGSARSHSQNPPPLQSLGRPTTTAPAPNSPTPARSRMLRRLPVAVAVAAAGLRRSLCTARSRSRPPWALIQRASVDESGAPAPAVSFRAGEAPSVAGLTFRAHLVHPRRPGAGDGGFVSGQVAAASGDGLLLVRFCHARLDAHALVCNLSWAGTDADPEVVRFVCNPLTGELYRLPDLDGTKRTSACRHLGLLTQSQAGDGPPERYAVAEMFTDDGGPEEEGDGGFVMRRFLSETGKWDKVAGLPSPLPAGRKMDIDNAVVAFGDRLWWIDDSWGAISVDPLSDRPELRFVELPRGSVLPHLDGMASTRTSGSHRRMGVSEGKMRYVEVSKEKPYVISLFSLDDGGSSWTLDHETAFAPIWDDALLCSAPLEQMLAIGAINPLKANIVYLACGDKILGVDVVTKKITGISGLAIAVPDHPLLPCVLPTWLESSQIPSAGWSKKNTLKSEVSPNTVKRENLHVEIELLK